CTTCTTGCTGGGTATCTTGATTTAATTCTGATGATAACGACTGCAACTGCGCATTAAGCTTGATACCAACTTTAGGTATAGTCGTAATTATTTCACCATCACAAAATGAGGATAAATGGCGGCGTAAAACAGAAATGCTACTGTTGAGATTATTATCGGATGCAACTTGGTTATGTTCATCCCACACTCTGCTTAATAATGTTTCACGATCTAAAACCTCACCATTATTTTGCACTAACACCAATAATAAGCGGTTTAGTGTGGTAGTCAGTTTAATTGCATCGTCGATATTATCGCGATATAACAACCCCTGATGGCTGTCATAAATAATATTATTAATAAGATATTTCATATTCTGTTTATTTTTATTTATTTGGGTGTCATATAAGTATTTTTCCAGTGTATACCTCTAATTTGGTTGGTGTCAATTAGACTGGAATTGCTTGATAATGGATTTGATTTAAGAAAATTACATTAGATAGATATAATAAAAAAGCCCCTAAATGATGAATTTAGGGGCTTAGAATAGCGTAATAAAATGGAGGTTAAATTAGGCTGTATGCTCTAAGATTTTATGCAAAACGGGATGGAATTTACGTTTAAAATAAACTAAGCCATGTCCATCATCGCTAACAATAATCTTTTTCATCTCAACCATATAGACAGAGTGAGTGCCAATATCTTGTACTTGGGTAATTTCACCTTCAAGATTCGCAAGGGCATTTCTTAACAGTGGTTGCTCTAAAATGCCTTTATCCCACATGTCCCATCCAAAGCGCTCATCCATTGTCGAACCTTTCATACCGGCAAAGTGACAAGCTAAATCTTCTTGATCATGGTTGAGAACGTTAACGCATAGGCGGCCATTCTTTTGAAAAACCGCATTCATAGTACTATTGCGGTTAACGCATACCATCAAAGTCGGTGGCGTATCAGTCACAGAACAAACCGCAGTGGCAGTAATACCACAACGACCTTCTGGACCATCCGTGGTGACGATGTTAACAGCGGCACCGAGACTTGCCATCGCATCTCTGAAGCGTAAGCGATGTTCATTTTCTAAAGACATTTTGACCTCCTGCTGCCGATTACTTCAGCAGCGAATCTAACAGATTAATATCGTTGTTGTTGTGCAGGTGAGGACGCTTCCAGCCGTGCTGGTCGTAGTCAGATAGGCAGCGATCAACCATATCTGTCATGGCTTTCATATTGCCAGAACCTTGAGCATGACGCAGACATTGCAGACGAATTTCATCTTGGCTTCCTGCGTAGTTAATCTCATACAGTTCATGGCGACCACCGAATTCACTGCCGATAGCATCCCACATTAATTTTAAAATTTTAATACGTTCAACGTGATCCATCCCATTTGAACCGCGAACATATTTTGCCAGATATTTGTCAATCTCTGGGTTATTCATATCACGTACGCTTGATGGCAGATAGATCAAACCACTCGTTACGTTACTTTCGATGATATTTTTGATTTTGGTGTAGGCCATTGGTGCCATAACACGATATGTTTGGATGGCTTGAGTATCAGGCAGGAATGCACCGCCTTCCCAAGCTTTTGCTTCTGAACACATAGCATCAGTCAGTGACCAGAACAGGTTACGCCAAGCGACAACTTCACCGAGATCCGCTTGAACACCACGGAAATCAATAACACCGGTACATTCAAGGCTCTTTTGTAGAAGACCTGTAATGAAGTCTAATTTGACCGCTAAACGCACACAAGCTTGCAATGGGAACAGGCGAGCAAAGCCACCTTGCACTGCCCAGTTACGAGCACGGTCGAAATCACGATAAATCAGCACGTTTTCCCATGGAATTAACACATGGTCCATAACCAGAATGGCATCATTTTCATCAAAACGGCTAGATAAAGGATAATCAAATGGCGAGCCAGTTGCACCTGAAACTAATTCATAAGATGCGCGAGAAATTAATTTCACGCCGTCTGCATCCATAGGAGCAACAAACATCAGCGCAAAATCAGGGTTATCTCCCATGACTTGTGCGGAACCAAAACCGATAAAGTTATAGTGTGTCAATGCGGAGTTAGTCGCGACCACTTTTGCGCCGCTGACGATAATACCTGCATCAGTTTCTTTTTCTAGTTTTATATAAACATCTTTAACTTCATCAGCAGGCTTATGGCGATCGATAGGTGGGTTAACAATCGCATGGTTAAAATACAATCCGCTCTCTTGAACGCGTTTGTACCAGTTGCGTGCGTTATCGGCAAACTGTCCATAATATTCTGGGTTAGCTCCTAAACAGCTGGCGAATGCCGCCTTATAGTCTGGAGTGCGTCCCATCCATCCGTAGCTTTGGCGTGACCAATCTGCGATGGCATCGCGTTGTTGGCGTAAGTCATCTGCACTTTTTGCGAAGCGGAAGAATTTGTGTGTGTACCCGCCGTTGCCTGTATCTGTGCCCCAGCAAAGCTGGTCATGAGTCGATTTATCATGAAGCGCATCATATAACTGTCCTATAGAAGCTGCTGAGTTACGAAAAGCAGGGTGCGTGGTGACATCTTTAACACGCTCACCATAGATATAAATCTCGCGTCCATCTTGCAAACTTTTTAGATATTCTTGGCTATTAAATGGGCGCTTAGCATCGGAACGAAAATCTTCTGGTTTCATGTCTACCTCGTTTTAGAACAAAGAGGGCTTGCGGGTTATCGGCGTACAAAGTTGCAAGCTTGAATATTGTTAATTTTATGTTTGTTTTGTGTTTACTAATTGAATCGTTTTCTGTGGGGTTTTAAAAGAGACTTTCCAAAGGAACGCTGGTACTTTTCGTTGGTGAGATGGTTTTATGAAAGAAATGTGATCTTATCGATATTTTAATATTAATGTCATTTCATTATTTATTAATAAATTATTATTTATCAATATATTGTGGTTTATTAAAAACTTAATGAAATTTATTTATCGCTTTTTTATTGGTTGTTTTTTGATCTTATTATTCACTTTTTGTTTGCGACTAATAGTACAAGTTGTAACTTTAAAAATAAAAATGCAAGACATCAAAAATGTTTGCATTATGTAAAATAATTTAAGGGGGATACTAAAATTTTAATATCCACGATTTAGTGGATATTTTGCTCGCGCCATTGGCTTGGAGAGGTCCCCTCAGAGCGATTAAAAAAGCGGGCAAAATAGGCTGGATCTTTAAATCCAAGTTGATAAGCAATTTCAGAAACGGAGATATCGCAAAATAGCAGCATGCGTTTTGCTTCACGTAACATTCTATCGAAAATGAGCTTCTTCGGTGGGCGGTTGGCGAATCGCCGGCACATATCTTTTAAGCGAGATTCGGTGACGCCGAGTTTATCCGCATAGTCAGGGACAGAGAGATGCTCGCGATAATGCATATCAATAAGCTGGTTAAAACGTTGGAATAATCGATGTTCACCACGAACGCCGCTAACATGGTGCTCATCAAGAGGGACAGAGCGCAGTAAAAAGGTAAATAAGGCTTGGGCAAGTGAAGATAACACTTGGTCTCGACCAATATAGTTATTAGCAGATTCCCGCGCCATTAAATCCCAATAATGATTAAAAGTTTCAATATCTTGGGGTTTATCCGCGACAGATAAACAAATCGCCGGAATATCGACTCTGTCCAGATTGGCAGAATAAAGAGATTCCAACAGTGGCGAAATTAAATCTTGCCGCACGGTTAATACATGCCCGTCAGTATCTTCTTGGGTAAAAAATGCATGGGCGACAGAAGGGGGCGTCAGAATAAATAACGGTGCCTGCACAGAATAACGGGACTCATCCAGCTGGAGCGTAATATGCCCAGTCACTAAATAGTGTAATTGGAAATAGCCATCGTGACGATGAGCGGGCATGTCGCGGCCGAAGAAGGCGGCGAGTTTGCCGAAGGTTTGGTAGTGGACGTCGTCGTTGCCCAGGACTTCATCGTAATCCTTCCCTATATCTATGTTTGTAATGCCTGTCATAATTGCTCTTCATTCTTCAAGCCGCAGCGTTGTTGGCTTCACAAGCTAATCCTAGTCACATACTTGTGTATGCTCCCCGAGATTCCCTCACTTGCCGCCTAGCTACAACTCGAATTGTTCTTCATTCTTCAAGCCGCAGCGTTGTTGGCTTCACAAGATAACCCTAGTCACATACTCGTGTATGCTCCTAGGGATTAGCTTGCTTGCCGCCTAGCTGCAACTTGAATTATTTTGAACAATATTTAGGGGGAAGCTTAAATAAATTCAATATTTTCAATTTGTTGCAGCACTCATTTCTTCAATTCTACCGTTTACGGTGTGGCTCTTGGTCTTGAGTTTTTCATTGGGATAGCGATGACCAGAAGGGCACCGACCACCAGCAAACCGGCAACAAAATAGAGACCGGAGTTGAAGCTACCCGTTTGATCCTTCAGCCAACCGATTAACAGTGGGCTGACCGCGGAACCTATATTACCGGTTGCGTTGATCACTGCAATACCAATAGCGCGAGCGCGTAAACTGATCGACTGATCTGGCGTGGTCCAGAAAACCGCCATCGCGGTAAACGAACCGGTGGACGCCATAATGATCCCCAATAATTGGATCATCGGCTGATGAGTCATCGCAGCGATCACCCAACCTGCCGCTGCAAACAAATACGGTAACGCGGTGTGCATCTTACGCTCTTGCAAGCGATCTGAACGGCGACTCCAATAAATCATCCCCAAAATTGTACAGAACTGAGGGATCGCAGTTAATAGCCCAATCATGGCATTACTGCTGCCCTGATTAAAACTCTGCATAATTTGTGGCGTCCAAATATTAATGGCGCTCAACGTGTTAGTTAGACAGAAATAGGCGACTGTGTACATTAAGATCACAGGGGTGAAAATCTCTTTCCATAAACTGGTGTTTTGCAATGCGGTTTGGCTTTTTGACCCGTGCGGTTGCACTAACTCCAACTGGTCTTTATCCATCATCTCTTGCAGAGTATCTTTATCTTCCTGAGTCAGCCATTTTGCTTTCTTCGGAGAATCATCCAAATAGAACCAAACTAACACACCGAGAATAACCGAAGGGAAGCCTTCTAATAAGAATAACCACTGCCAACCTTTAAGATTTAAAACGCCATCTAAGCCCAGAATATAGCCAGAAGCTAAAGAACCAAACGCCATGGTAACTGGCATTGCAATCATAAATAACGCATTAGCACGCGCACGGAAATAGGCAGGGAACCAGTAGGTTAAGTAAACGAGAATCCCCGGTAAGAAGCCCGCTTCAGCGATACCCACCAGCATACGCAGAATATATAAACTGGTCGGCCCGGTGGCAAACATCGTGGCAGTGGAGGCGATACCCCACAACACCATAATAGTGGCAATCCAGCGACGAGCGCCCACGATCCCCAGCATGATATTACTTGGAATACCGAAAATAACATAAGTGGCGTAAAACAGCGTGGCAGCCAGACCAAACATGGTAGAAGAGAGACCAATGTCTTTCCCCATGGTCAGCCCTGCAAAGCCGATATTGATACGATCTAAAAATGAAAAAACAAATAGAACGAATAAAAAGACGATCAATCGTTTAAATAATTTATTGATGACTCGCTGCTGAGGTTCAGTGAGGTTTTTATGTTGATCAGCCGGGTTATTGCTGGCAACACTTTGTGGATTACTCATGATAATGCCCTCTAATTACAATTTATTATAGGTACAAGGGTCTACTAGGCAGTCATTTGGGCTGCCTTGTTGTGGTTGCGATTTTATTGCTTACTATCTAGGTCGCCCATGAGCGTAGGGTAAAATTGAACGACCTAGAGGAGTTCAGATTGCTTTAGTACACGCTAGATGCGCTGTTATCCATATCGGAAACCGTTTTACCAAATTTCGCGGCAAGGGCTTCAGCGGTACGCGCTAATAATGTGGTATCCACACCAACGGCGACAAATAGGGCTCCGAGCTTAATATAGTGTTCCGCGATATCCGGCGCTGCCATCAAAATTCCCGGTGCTAAGCCTGCTGCTCGAATTTGCTTAATGGCTTCTTCTATGACGGCTTTGACTTCAGGGTGATTTGGATTGCCAGAAAAGCCCATATCCGCACTCAGATCCGCAGGACCGATAAATACCCCATCAACTCCTTCAACTTTGAGGATTTCAGGGAGATTTTTGATAGCTTCGCGGGTTTCCACTTGGACAATTACACACATTTCATCGTTAGCGCGTTTTAAATAATCAGGGATGCGATTCCAACGAGAGGCGCGAGCTAAGGCGCTTCCCACCCCACGAATTCCCGCTGGTGGATAACGGGTGGAGCGTACCGCTTGCTCCGCTTGTTCAGCATTTTGCACCATTGGCAGTAATAGCGTTTGTGCGCCGATATCCAGCAATTGCTTGATAATCACCGGCTCATTCCACGCAGGGCGAACCACTGGTTGTGATGGATAAGGGGCAATTGCTTGTAATTGTGCTAAGGTCGTTTGCACATTGTTTGGTGCATGTTCACCATCGATCAACAGCCAATCAAATCCAGCGCCAGCAACCAGTTCAGCACTGTATGGGCTGCACAATCCTAGCCATAAACCAATTTGTGGTTTGCCTGTTTTCAGGGCTTTTTTGAATTTATTTTCTAACAGATCCACAGTGAACTCCTTATGCAAAGCGGCAGCTAATTGAGCCCATCACGCCGTAGTCAACGTGGAAAACATCCCCTTTACGAGCAGGAACAGGGCGAGTGAATGAACCGCCAAGGATAATTTGTCCCGGCTGTAGCTCTACATTGTGCGGCGCTAATTTATTGGCTAACCATGCCACGCCATTGGCAGGGTGGTTTAGAACCGCCGCTGCAACGCCAGATTCTTCAATCACGCCGTTACGATAAAGCAGGGCGCTGATCCAACGCATGTCTAAATCGCGAGGTTTAATCGGACGCCCGCCTAAGATCACCGCGCCGTTTGCCGCGTTATCTGAAATGGTGTCGAACACTTTACGCGGACGGTTAGTGTCAGGATCGATATTGTGGCAACGGGCATCGATCAGCTCTAAAGCGGGGATCACATAGTCCGTGGCGTTATACACATCAAATAAGGTGCAGTTAGGGCCGCGAAGCGGTTTTGCTAATACGAATGCCAGTTCAACTTCGATACGCGGAACGATAAAGCGATCAGTTGGAATATCACAGCCATCATCAAAGAACATATCATCGAGCAGTGCGCCATAATCAGGCTCATCAATCTGGGAACTGGCTTGCATCGCTTTGGATGTCAGACCGATTTTATGCCCTTTTAATACGCGCCCTTCCGCCAGTTTTAAGCCAACCCAC
The Providencia alcalifaciens DNA segment above includes these coding regions:
- the hpaC gene encoding 4-hydroxyphenylacetate 3-monooxygenase, reductase component codes for the protein MSLENEHRLRFRDAMASLGAAVNIVTTDGPEGRCGITATAVCSVTDTPPTLMVCVNRNSTMNAVFQKNGRLCVNVLNHDQEDLACHFAGMKGSTMDERFGWDMWDKGILEQPLLRNALANLEGEITQVQDIGTHSVYMVEMKKIIVSDDGHGLVYFKRKFHPVLHKILEHTA
- the hpaB gene encoding 4-hydroxyphenylacetate 3-monooxygenase, oxygenase component, which translates into the protein MKPEDFRSDAKRPFNSQEYLKSLQDGREIYIYGERVKDVTTHPAFRNSAASIGQLYDALHDKSTHDQLCWGTDTGNGGYTHKFFRFAKSADDLRQQRDAIADWSRQSYGWMGRTPDYKAAFASCLGANPEYYGQFADNARNWYKRVQESGLYFNHAIVNPPIDRHKPADEVKDVYIKLEKETDAGIIVSGAKVVATNSALTHYNFIGFGSAQVMGDNPDFALMFVAPMDADGVKLISRASYELVSGATGSPFDYPLSSRFDENDAILVMDHVLIPWENVLIYRDFDRARNWAVQGGFARLFPLQACVRLAVKLDFITGLLQKSLECTGVIDFRGVQADLGEVVAWRNLFWSLTDAMCSEAKAWEGGAFLPDTQAIQTYRVMAPMAYTKIKNIIESNVTSGLIYLPSSVRDMNNPEIDKYLAKYVRGSNGMDHVERIKILKLMWDAIGSEFGGRHELYEINYAGSQDEIRLQCLRHAQGSGNMKAMTDMVDRCLSDYDQHGWKRPHLHNNNDINLLDSLLK
- the hpaA gene encoding 4-hydroxyphenylacetate catabolism regulatory protein HpaA yields the protein MTGITNIDIGKDYDEVLGNDDVHYQTFGKLAAFFGRDMPAHRHDGYFQLHYLVTGHITLQLDESRYSVQAPLFILTPPSVAHAFFTQEDTDGHVLTVRQDLISPLLESLYSANLDRVDIPAICLSVADKPQDIETFNHYWDLMARESANNYIGRDQVLSSLAQALFTFLLRSVPLDEHHVSGVRGEHRLFQRFNQLIDMHYREHLSVPDYADKLGVTESRLKDMCRRFANRPPKKLIFDRMLREAKRMLLFCDISVSEIAYQLGFKDPAYFARFFNRSEGTSPSQWREQNIH
- the hpaX gene encoding 4-hydroxyphenylacetate permease, with the protein product MSNPQSVASNNPADQHKNLTEPQQRVINKLFKRLIVFLFVLFVFSFLDRINIGFAGLTMGKDIGLSSTMFGLAATLFYATYVIFGIPSNIMLGIVGARRWIATIMVLWGIASTATMFATGPTSLYILRMLVGIAEAGFLPGILVYLTYWFPAYFRARANALFMIAMPVTMAFGSLASGYILGLDGVLNLKGWQWLFLLEGFPSVILGVLVWFYLDDSPKKAKWLTQEDKDTLQEMMDKDQLELVQPHGSKSQTALQNTSLWKEIFTPVILMYTVAYFCLTNTLSAINIWTPQIMQSFNQGSSNAMIGLLTAIPQFCTILGMIYWSRRSDRLQERKMHTALPYLFAAAGWVIAAMTHQPMIQLLGIIMASTGSFTAMAVFWTTPDQSISLRARAIGIAVINATGNIGSAVSPLLIGWLKDQTGSFNSGLYFVAGLLVVGALLVIAIPMKNSRPRATP
- the hpaI gene encoding 4-hydroxy-2-oxoheptanedioate aldolase, which encodes MDLLENKFKKALKTGKPQIGLWLGLCSPYSAELVAGAGFDWLLIDGEHAPNNVQTTLAQLQAIAPYPSQPVVRPAWNEPVIIKQLLDIGAQTLLLPMVQNAEQAEQAVRSTRYPPAGIRGVGSALARASRWNRIPDYLKRANDEMCVIVQVETREAIKNLPEILKVEGVDGVFIGPADLSADMGFSGNPNHPEVKAVIEEAIKQIRAAGLAPGILMAAPDIAEHYIKLGALFVAVGVDTTLLARTAEALAAKFGKTVSDMDNSASSVY
- the hpaH gene encoding 2-oxo-hept-4-ene-1,7-dioate hydratase — translated: MLQQDTISTIAQRLNQAEKSRQQIRQISLDHPEMTIEDAYAIQKEWVGLKLAEGRVLKGHKIGLTSKAMQASSQIDEPDYGALLDDMFFDDGCDIPTDRFIVPRIEVELAFVLAKPLRGPNCTLFDVYNATDYVIPALELIDARCHNIDPDTNRPRKVFDTISDNAANGAVILGGRPIKPRDLDMRWISALLYRNGVIEESGVAAAVLNHPANGVAWLANKLAPHNVELQPGQIILGGSFTRPVPARKGDVFHVDYGVMGSISCRFA